In Oxyura jamaicensis isolate SHBP4307 breed ruddy duck chromosome 21, BPBGC_Ojam_1.0, whole genome shotgun sequence, a single genomic region encodes these proteins:
- the ACOT7 gene encoding cytosolic acyl coenzyme A thioester hydrolase, giving the protein GRFPRRRAGSGCHVLTSRASGIDRPWRAGRAGGTPGGGGGPGPPAAERCLRRIMRPDDANVAGNVHGGTVLKMIEEAGAIISTRHCNSGTGEPCVAALARVERTDFLSPMCIGEVANVSAEITYTSKHSVEVQVNVMSENILTGAKKVTNKATLWYVPLSLKNVNKVVEVPPIQYARKEQEDEGRKRYEEQKLDRLETKQRNGDVIMPVINPDRQTKEPHTVGYSQSSLIHLVGPSDCTLLGFVHGGVTMKLMDEVAGIVAARHCKTNIVTASVDAINFHEKIKKGSVITISGRMTFTSNKSMEIEVFVDADPFVDESQERYRAVSAFFTYVSLSKEGKPLPVPQLLTETEDEKRRFEEGKGRYLQTKAKRQAQMQQAAQH; this is encoded by the exons GGGCGGTTTCCACGGCGACGGGCAGGAAGCGGCTGCCACGTGCTGACGTCGCGGGCATCCGGCATCGACCGGCCATGGCGGGCGGGGagggccgggggga caccggggggcggcggcgggccgggcccccccgCGGCTGAGCGGTGCCTCCGCAGGATCATGCGGCCCGACGACGCCAACGTGGCGGGCAACGTGCACGGCGGCACCGTGCTGAAGATGATCGAGGAGGCGGGGGCCATCATCAGCACCCGGCACTGCAACTCCGGCACCGGG GAGCCCTGCGTGGCCGCGCTGGCACGCGTGGAGCGGACGGACTTCCTCTCTCCCATGTGCATCGGCGAGGTGGCCAACGTCAGCGCTGAGATCACCTACACCTCCAAGCACTCGGTGGAAGTCCAGGTCAATGTGatgtctgaaaacattttgacag GGGCCAAGAAGGTGACAAACAAGGCGACGCTGTGGTACGTGCCGCTGTCCCTGAAGAACGTGAACAAGGTGGTCGAGGTGCCGCCCATCCAG TATGCACggaaggagcaggaggacgAGGGGAGGAAGCGCTATGAAGAGCAAAAGCTGGATCGGCTGGAAACCAAGCAAAGGAACGGTGATGTGATCATGCCGGTGATCAACCCAG ATAGACAGACAAAAG agccgCACACCGTGGGCTACAGCCAGTCCAGCCTGATCCACCTGGTGGGCCCGTCGGACTGCACGCTGCTCGGCTTCGTCCATGGAG GGGTCACCATGAAGCTGATGGACGAGGTCGCCGGGATTGTGGCTGCCCGCCACTGCAAGACCAACATCGTCACCGCCTCCGTGGACGCCATCAACTTCCACGAGAAGATCAAGAAAG GTAGTGTTATCACCATCTCGGGGCGCATGACCTTCACGAGCAATAAATCCATGGAAATTGAAGTCTTTGTGGATGCTGACCCTTTCGTGGATGAGTCGCAGGAGCGATACCGTGCTGTCAGCGCGTTCTTTACCTACGTGTCCCTGAGCAAGGAGGGGAAgcccctgcctgtccctcaGCTGCTG ACGGAAACCGAGGACGAGAAGAGGCGCtttgaggaagggaaggggagataCCTCCAAACAAAAGCCAAGAGACAGGCGCAGatgcagcaggctgcccagcactga
- the GPR153 gene encoding probable G-protein coupled receptor 153 isoform X1 encodes MVPRPSTMRDEQRLPGNAVAWLACAGVSLLTNAWGILSISAKQKKWKPLEFLLCSLAGTHILNTAIPITTYAVVQLRRRRSGYEWNEGLCKVFVSTFYTLTLVTCFSVTSLSYHRMWMVRWPVNYRLSNTRKQAVHTVMGIWMVSFILSTLPAVGWHDTTERFYARDCRFVVTEIGLGFGVCFLLLIGGSMAVGAVCIAIALFHTVWGRRGPNPSKNRFHVPTIVVEDAQGKRRSSIDGSEPIKTSLQITYLVTIIVLIYDVLMGFPVLSLLLPLFLWACDRYRADPRAVCEKCRAVLASDDGDEESSLEGAAAGELVYDRPYEYGCVAEVLALDPVATRDFSALERGLPPVSPARTEPGDRMQYLQVPPLRRFSHDETDLWTSSQVAAYLQHWGPGGEAVGLARLLAPRRDRPHHGFVPCPEEQLTYRRRRRSADSLASPLHVPGEGLRLADLRGLGGEEGAAGSPGRSASVALLPVAVPHQASLLAAFPLATLQHEPRALPGPPGALAVPGPRLAPEDPARLFAPRPAERCGGRALRPGLGDGGRGSSSSLLSSPSASSGYVTFLSGSIGSAS; translated from the exons ATGGTGCCGCGTCCCTCCACCATGCGCGATGAGCAGCGGCTGCCCGGCAATGCGGTAGCCTGGCTGGCGTGCGCCGGGGTCTCGCTGCTCACCAATGCCTGGGGCATCCTCAGCATCAGCGCCAAGCAGAAGAAGTGGAAGCCGCTGGAGTTCCTGCTGTGCTCCCTGGCGGGGACCCACATCCTCAACACCGCCATCCCCATCACCACATACGCGGTGGTGCAGCTCCGGCGGCGGCGCTCAGGCTACGAGTGGAATGAGGGCCTCTGCAAGGTCTTCGTCTCCACCTTCTACACCCTCACACTGGTCACCTGCTTCTCTGTCACCTCCCTCTCCTACCACCGCATGTGGATGGTCCGCTGGCCCGTCAACTACAG GCTGAGCAACACCAGGAAGCAAGCTGTTCACACTGTGATGGGGATCTGGATGGTCTCTTTCATCCTCTCCACGCTGCCGGCAGTAGGGTGGCATGACACCACTGAGCGCTTCTACGCCAGGGACTGCCGCTTCGTCGTGACGGAGATCGGCCTGGGCTTCGGCGTCTGCTTCCTGCTCCTCATCGGGGGCAGCATGGCTGTGGGCGCCGTCTGCATTGCCATCGCCCTCTTTCACACCGTCTGGGGTCGGCGCGGCCCCAACCCCAGCAAGAACCGCTTCCACGTGCCCACCATCGTGGTGGAGGACGCCCAGGGCAAGCGGCGCTCCTCCATTGACGGCTCCGAGCCCATCAAGACGTCCCTGCAGATCACCTACCTGGTCACCATCATCGTGCTCATCTACGACGTCCTAATGGGCTTCCCGGTGCTG tccctgctcctgcccctcttCCTCTGGGCCTGTGACCGCTACCGTGCCGACCCGCGCGCTGTCTGCGAGAAGTGCCGCGCCGTCCTGGCCAGCGACGACGGGGACGAAG AAAGCAGCCTGGAGGGTGCTGCGGCTGGCGAGCTGGTGTACGACCGCCCCTACGAGTACGGCTGCGTGGCCGAGGTCCTGGCGCTGGACCCCGTCGCCACACGTGACTTCTCGGCGCTGGAGCGGGGCCTGCCCCCAGTGAGCCCCGCCAGGACGGAGCCAGGGGACCGTATGCAGTACCTGCAG GTGCCCCCACTGCGGCGGTTCTCCCACGACGAGACGGACCTGTGGACCAGCAGCCAGGTTGCAGCCTACCTGCAGCACTGGGGGCCCGGTGGGGAGGCAGTGGGGCTGGCGCGGCTCCTTGCTCCCCGCCGCGACCGGCCCCACCATGGCTTTGTCCCCTGCCCTGAGGAGCAGCTCACCTACCGCCGCCGGCGCCGCTCCGCCGACAGCCTGGCCTCCCCGCTGCACGTCCCTGGAGAGGGCCTGCGCCTGGCCGACCTCCGTGGCCTCGGCGGTGAGGAAGGGGCTGCCGGGAGCCCGGGGCGCTCGGCCTCAGTGGCACTGCTGCCCGTGGCCGTGCCGCACCAGgccagcctgctggctgcctTCCCGCTGGCCACCCTCCAGCACGAGCCCCGGGCGCTGCCTGGCCCGCCGGGTGCCCTCGCCGTCCCCGGGCCCCGGCTGGCCCCCGAGGACCCGGCGCGGCTCTTTGCCCCGCGGCCTGCTGAGCGCTGCgggggccgggcgctgcggcCAGGCCTTGGGGACGGCggccggggcagcagcagcagcctcctcagTTCACCATCGGCTTCCTCGGGGTACGTCACATTCCTCTCAGGGTCCATCGGCTCGGCCTCGTAG
- the GPR153 gene encoding probable G-protein coupled receptor 153 isoform X2 — protein MVPRPSTMRDEQRLPGNAVAWLACAGVSLLTNAWGILSISAKQKKWKPLEFLLCSLAGTHILNTAIPITTYAVVQLRRRRSGYEWNEGLCKVFVSTFYTLTLVTCFSVTSLSYHRMWMVRWPVNYRLSNTRKQAVHTVMGIWMVSFILSTLPAVGWHDTTERFYARDCRFVVTEIGLGFGVCFLLLIGGSMAVGAVCIAIALFHTVWGRRGPNPSKNRFHVPTIVVEDAQGKRRSSIDGSEPIKTSLQITYLVTIIVLIYDVLMGFPVLVVSAASLRSDASSDWMVLCLIWCSLVQSLLLPLFLWACDRYRADPRAVCEKCRAVLASDDGDEESSLEGAAAGELVYDRPYEYGCVAEVLALDPVATRDFSALERGLPPVSPARTEPGDRMQYLQVPPLRRFSHDETDLWTSSQVAAYLQHWGPGGEAVGLARLLAPRRDRPHHGFVPCPEEQLTYRRRRRSADSLASPLHVPGEGLRLADLRGLGGEEGAAGSPGRSASVALLPVAVPHQASLLAAFPLATLQHEPRALPGPPGALAVPGPRLAPEDPARLFAPRPAERCGGRALRPGLGDGGRGSSSSLLSSPSASSGYVTFLSGSIGSAS, from the exons ATGGTGCCGCGTCCCTCCACCATGCGCGATGAGCAGCGGCTGCCCGGCAATGCGGTAGCCTGGCTGGCGTGCGCCGGGGTCTCGCTGCTCACCAATGCCTGGGGCATCCTCAGCATCAGCGCCAAGCAGAAGAAGTGGAAGCCGCTGGAGTTCCTGCTGTGCTCCCTGGCGGGGACCCACATCCTCAACACCGCCATCCCCATCACCACATACGCGGTGGTGCAGCTCCGGCGGCGGCGCTCAGGCTACGAGTGGAATGAGGGCCTCTGCAAGGTCTTCGTCTCCACCTTCTACACCCTCACACTGGTCACCTGCTTCTCTGTCACCTCCCTCTCCTACCACCGCATGTGGATGGTCCGCTGGCCCGTCAACTACAG GCTGAGCAACACCAGGAAGCAAGCTGTTCACACTGTGATGGGGATCTGGATGGTCTCTTTCATCCTCTCCACGCTGCCGGCAGTAGGGTGGCATGACACCACTGAGCGCTTCTACGCCAGGGACTGCCGCTTCGTCGTGACGGAGATCGGCCTGGGCTTCGGCGTCTGCTTCCTGCTCCTCATCGGGGGCAGCATGGCTGTGGGCGCCGTCTGCATTGCCATCGCCCTCTTTCACACCGTCTGGGGTCGGCGCGGCCCCAACCCCAGCAAGAACCGCTTCCACGTGCCCACCATCGTGGTGGAGGACGCCCAGGGCAAGCGGCGCTCCTCCATTGACGGCTCCGAGCCCATCAAGACGTCCCTGCAGATCACCTACCTGGTCACCATCATCGTGCTCATCTACGACGTCCTAATGGGCTTCCCGGTGCTG GTGGTGAGCGCCGCCAGCCTGCGCTCGGACGCCTCCTCTGACTGGATGGTGCTGTGCCTCATCTGGTGCTCGCTGGTGcagtccctgctcctgcccctcttCCTCTGGGCCTGTGACCGCTACCGTGCCGACCCGCGCGCTGTCTGCGAGAAGTGCCGCGCCGTCCTGGCCAGCGACGACGGGGACGAAG AAAGCAGCCTGGAGGGTGCTGCGGCTGGCGAGCTGGTGTACGACCGCCCCTACGAGTACGGCTGCGTGGCCGAGGTCCTGGCGCTGGACCCCGTCGCCACACGTGACTTCTCGGCGCTGGAGCGGGGCCTGCCCCCAGTGAGCCCCGCCAGGACGGAGCCAGGGGACCGTATGCAGTACCTGCAG GTGCCCCCACTGCGGCGGTTCTCCCACGACGAGACGGACCTGTGGACCAGCAGCCAGGTTGCAGCCTACCTGCAGCACTGGGGGCCCGGTGGGGAGGCAGTGGGGCTGGCGCGGCTCCTTGCTCCCCGCCGCGACCGGCCCCACCATGGCTTTGTCCCCTGCCCTGAGGAGCAGCTCACCTACCGCCGCCGGCGCCGCTCCGCCGACAGCCTGGCCTCCCCGCTGCACGTCCCTGGAGAGGGCCTGCGCCTGGCCGACCTCCGTGGCCTCGGCGGTGAGGAAGGGGCTGCCGGGAGCCCGGGGCGCTCGGCCTCAGTGGCACTGCTGCCCGTGGCCGTGCCGCACCAGgccagcctgctggctgcctTCCCGCTGGCCACCCTCCAGCACGAGCCCCGGGCGCTGCCTGGCCCGCCGGGTGCCCTCGCCGTCCCCGGGCCCCGGCTGGCCCCCGAGGACCCGGCGCGGCTCTTTGCCCCGCGGCCTGCTGAGCGCTGCgggggccgggcgctgcggcCAGGCCTTGGGGACGGCggccggggcagcagcagcagcctcctcagTTCACCATCGGCTTCCTCGGGGTACGTCACATTCCTCTCAGGGTCCATCGGCTCGGCCTCGTAG